Proteins from one Anopheles nili chromosome 2, idAnoNiliSN_F5_01, whole genome shotgun sequence genomic window:
- the LOC128720227 gene encoding uncharacterized protein LOC128720227 codes for MLPRVRSCSMAVVMLVVLATRSATGASIASNLVEEERPRIASSEELLSSIVNECFSESSVMGCLKGKVLLYLDGVLGLREEEARAFEDRNVDETIFDRVGRILATHELRLRLPEDTVVSYRADKGLDIDVLPAGLATEAARGHLLKKKLLLPVLLLLKLKMKALMPIFLGLIGLKAMKALILSKLAITLVLGFLVAQLAKKAGLGMPMAMMPMMPPSPAAEYGAPVPPASSTPASSYEPSSWEASSGPYSRVWEPSSASSSHSLAYSSYYPSSGSSYTSYNAGSGSSSGSSSSSSSTSASSPASSSSGSSSSNAAHAY; via the exons ATGCTGCCGAGGGTCCGATCCTGTTCGATGGCGGTGGTGATGTTGGTGGTCCTGGCGACCCGGTCAGCGACTGGAGCCTCGATCGCATCTAACCTGGTCGAGGAGGAACGGCCAAGGATCGCATCCAGCGAGGAGCTTCTGTCGTCGATCGTCAACGAGTGCTTCAGCGAGTCGTCGGTTATGGGTTGCCTTAAGGGCAAGGTGTTGCTCTATCTGGATGGTGTGTTGGGTCTGCGTGAGGAGGAAGCACGTGCTTTCGAGGATCGCAACGTTGATGAGACCATCTTCGATCGTGTTGGACGCATCCTGGCCACTCACGAACTGCGCCTACGCCTTCCTGAGGACACCGTTGTTAGCTATCGTGCTGATAAAGGACTCGACATCGACGTACTTCCGGCTGGCCTAGCCACTG AAGCCGCCCGTGGTCACTTACTGAAGAAGAAACTCCTGCTTCcagtgttgctgctgctgaagctaAAGATGAAGGCGCTGATGCCAATCTTCCTTGGGCTGATCGGGCTGAAGGCGATGAAGGCGCTCATCCTGTCGAAGCTTGCGATCACGCTCGTGTTGGGCTTCCTGGTGGCACAGCTCGCTAAAAAGGCCGGCCTCGGTAtgccgatggcgatgatgcCAATGATGCCACCGTCTCCAGCCGCCGAGTATGGAGCTCCTGTACCACCTGCTAGCTCTACGCCTGCCTCTAGCTATGAACCATCCTCGTGGGAAGCATCGTCTGGACCGTACTCCCGTGTTTGGGAACCATCCAGTGCTAGTTCGTCGCACAGCCTCGCATACAGCTCGTACTATCCGAGCTCGGGCAGCTCCTACACAAGCTATAATGCCGGATCTGGCTCGTCCTCAggatcgtcctcgtcgtcctcgtcgacttCAGCATCTTCGCCGGCGTCTTCGTCCTCCGGTTCGTCCTCATCCAATGCGGCCCATGCGTACTAG
- the LOC128731717 gene encoding uncharacterized protein LOC128731717 yields MVFRYLVIAAVALAVAGANPANKPAFWKGTPMDGMVEEMRSLCSSENDSVACTKYKIMSFLDTVFKRDSFQLSDDIEVRSNGALVSESGRAPAGLVEQIEGYLRSHDVTFRMPIAGARVTVSPRNLEQNELGVTVSFPESGRGIEARKSKLKKIVIPIMVFILLKAMTLIPMALGVLGLKAWNSLQLSFFSFVVSVGLAIFQLCKKLAADSHHPHIAAHGPWDAGRSFEQPSVDAQDIAYGAYA; encoded by the exons ATGGTGTTCCGGTACCTCGTGATCGCGGCGGTCGCGTTGGCCGTGGCTGGGGCTAATCCCGCCAACAAGCCAGCATTCTGGAAGGGCACACCAATGGACGGGATGGTCGAGGAGATGCGATCTCTGTGCAGCTCGGAAAACGACTCGGTCGCCTGCACTAAGTACAAGATCATGAGCTTCCTTGATACGGTGTTCAAGCGGGACAGCTTCCAG CTCTCCGATGACATCGAAGTGCGCAGCAATGGTGCGCTGGTAAGTGAATCTGGCCGAGCACCGGCTGGGCTTGTGGAGCAGATCGAAGGATACCTGCGCAGTCATGATGTCACGTTCCGGATGCCAATCGCCGGTGCTCGTGTCACCGTGTCGCCGCGTAATCTGGAGCAGAACGAGCTGGGTGTGACGGTTAGCTTCCCGGAGAGCGGTCGTGGTATTGAGGCACGTAAatcgaagctgaagaagatcgTCATCCCGATCATGGTCTTCATCCTGCTGAAGGCTATGACTCTCATCCCGATGGCACTCGGTGTGCTGGGACTGAAGGCATGGAACTCGCTCCAGCTGTCGTTCTTCTCGTTCGTCGTTTCGGTCGGACTCGCTATCTTCCAGCTTTGCAAAAAG CTGGCTGCCGATAGCCACCATCCGCATATTGCCGCTCATGGACCGTGGGATGCTGGCCGATCCTTCGAGCAGCCCTCAGTCGACGCCCAGGACATCGCGTACGGTGCCTACGCCTAG
- the LOC128732229 gene encoding uncharacterized protein LOC128732229: MRSFAVFAVVSLALVAGGVQCHPRSATDLATDIYRTCLASEHGLKCAKVKALAWMAAVSDQDEIPLTDSLTIVRTSTDQEQPSEEQPTSSEQRGNGPARLLERIDAFLATHALRMVPPAALQSEQARAYIPDVLLQGGLADNLVVPLAEGNAAEGRGFVKKVMIPFLLGIKFKSTVLVPLALALIALKTWKAMTLGLLSLVLSGAMMIFKFAKPKIVNYEVVHYPQPHHVHHVDHHVDHHAPHVHWDAPPAWKKRSLDAHEMAYAGQL; this comes from the exons ATGCGTTCGTTCGCCGTATTTGCGGTGGTGTCGCTTGCCCTAGTGGCCGGTGGCGTCCAGTGTCATCCTCGTTCTGCGACTGACCTCGCGACGGACATCTACCGAACGTGTTTGGCCAGTGAACACGGGCTCAAGTGTGCAAAGGTGAAAGCTCTCGCCTGGATGGCGGCCGTAAGCGATCAGGACGAGATTCCACTCACTGACTCGCTGACAATCGTTCGCACGAGCACGGATCAGGAACAACCCTCGGAAGAACAGCCTACGAGCTCAGAACAACGTGGAAATGGTCCTGCAAGGCTGCTGGAGCGTATCGACGCTTTCCTTGCAACACACGCGCTTCGTATGGTGCCTCCAGCTGCACTGCAGTCTGAGCAGGCTCGAGCTTACATTCCGGATGTGCTGTTGCAGGGTGGACTCGCCGATAACCTTGTTGTGCCGCTTGCCGAAGGAAACGCCGCGGAAG GTCGTGGTTTTGTGAAGAAAGTCATGATTCCGTTCCTGCTCGGCATCAAGTTCAAGTCGACCGTGTTGGTGCCACTGGCATTGGCTCTGATCGCGCTTAAGACGTGGAAGGCAATGACCTTGGGTCTGCTGTCACTCGTCCTGTCCGGTGCCATGATGATCTTCAAGTTCGCCAAGCCAAAGATCGTCAACTACGAGGTCGTACACTATCCTCAGCCACACCACGTTCATCACGTCGATCACCACGTCGATCATCACGCACCGCATGTGCACTGGGATGCACCTCCGGCGTGGAAAAAGCGATCCTTGGATGCCCACGAGATGGCCTATGCTGGTCAACTGTGA